Proteins encoded within one genomic window of Rubripirellula tenax:
- a CDS encoding DUF1552 domain-containing protein, which yields MLIPSRPLSRRQVLRGTAAAFVGLPLLEAMGPSVGRRALGATTDNAKDNAPKRFVAMCAGLGFHGPHLFPDRDDADLTSTPYLSQLAEHRDQFTLFSGLSHPEQQGNNGHASEMTWLTSAMRPGLAGFRNSISLDQMIAAQVGLETRFPFLALSTSGRSLSWTPSGVPIPAVASPAKLYQSLFVEGDAKEIEAEIRNLRRGRSILDTVGGKAETLERKLGQRDRQKLGEYLDSVRQLERRLQQSEGWVRRPKPHVDVDPPKDVQDKNDAIERQRLIYDMIVLALQTDSTRTITFELGGLNSVPKVEGVASDWHGLSHHGKDPAKIDELKLIEQAEFKVFAQFLSKLRSIDESGRSLLDHTAVLFGSNLGNASAHDWHNLPIIMAGGGYRHGKYVAHDAARNTPLANLFVAMAQHMGIETDQFGSSSAAGIRGLEKA from the coding sequence ATGCTGATTCCATCACGGCCTCTATCGCGACGACAGGTCCTTCGTGGCACCGCCGCAGCCTTCGTTGGTTTGCCGTTGCTAGAAGCGATGGGGCCCTCGGTTGGACGGCGGGCGCTCGGTGCAACGACCGACAATGCAAAAGACAACGCGCCGAAGCGTTTCGTGGCGATGTGCGCGGGGTTGGGTTTTCACGGCCCCCATTTGTTTCCGGATCGCGATGACGCAGACCTGACTTCGACGCCCTATTTGTCTCAGTTGGCCGAGCATCGTGATCAGTTCACTTTGTTTTCCGGTTTGTCGCATCCCGAGCAGCAGGGCAATAACGGACACGCGTCGGAGATGACTTGGTTGACGTCTGCGATGCGACCAGGCTTGGCCGGATTTCGCAACTCGATATCACTGGACCAAATGATCGCGGCACAGGTCGGGCTGGAAACGCGGTTTCCATTCTTGGCACTATCGACGTCGGGACGTTCGTTGTCGTGGACGCCCAGCGGAGTTCCGATTCCGGCGGTGGCGTCGCCGGCAAAACTGTACCAATCGCTGTTCGTCGAAGGAGATGCGAAAGAGATCGAAGCCGAAATTCGCAACCTGCGGCGCGGACGCAGCATCCTAGATACCGTTGGTGGCAAAGCGGAAACGTTGGAGCGAAAGCTCGGCCAACGCGATCGTCAAAAGTTGGGCGAGTATCTCGATTCGGTGCGCCAGCTTGAACGGCGACTGCAACAAAGTGAGGGCTGGGTTCGTCGTCCCAAACCGCACGTCGACGTCGATCCGCCGAAGGACGTTCAAGACAAAAACGACGCGATCGAAAGGCAGCGGTTGATCTACGACATGATCGTATTGGCTCTGCAAACCGATTCGACGCGAACGATCACGTTCGAATTGGGCGGGCTCAATTCGGTGCCGAAGGTCGAAGGTGTCGCCAGCGATTGGCACGGGCTGTCGCATCACGGAAAGGATCCTGCGAAGATCGATGAATTGAAACTGATCGAACAAGCGGAGTTCAAAGTATTTGCGCAATTTCTATCGAAGCTGCGATCGATCGACGAATCCGGCCGATCGCTGCTGGATCATACGGCCGTTCTGTTTGGGTCGAATCTTGGCAATGCCAGCGCCCACGATTGGCATAATTTGCCCATCATCATGGCCGGCGGAGGTTATCGACACGGAAAATATGT